In Streptomyces nojiriensis, one genomic interval encodes:
- a CDS encoding YhjD/YihY/BrkB family envelope integrity protein, with translation MISTLRQLYDRLQGSQIGLAWSRGREMELMHRAMGFAALGFLTLVPLLVVVAAAAPGSGSGFGRWLGQALGVTAASRVRVEMLFGAADLALERTTAFGLAALAVFGLTFGSAVQTGYEKVWDLPTARWHTMWLHVVWLALLVCYLALLVGIPSPSNNAMGTVLGALGDLVGTCLFFIVSQRLLLGGRVRWRALVPGAVATSLGLLGLRIFSQLVFSPLIASNAVIYGPFGTLLVVQSWLVGVGFVVYGGALVGRLVHEHLTLRRLRRDGVFPPEDPAAPPPYPG, from the coding sequence AGATGGAGCTGATGCACCGGGCCATGGGCTTCGCGGCCCTCGGCTTCCTCACCCTGGTGCCGCTGCTGGTGGTCGTGGCGGCCGCCGCACCCGGGAGCGGCTCGGGCTTCGGCCGCTGGCTCGGCCAGGCCCTCGGGGTGACGGCGGCCTCGCGGGTCCGGGTCGAGATGCTGTTCGGCGCCGCGGACCTGGCGCTGGAGCGGACCACCGCGTTCGGTCTGGCCGCCCTCGCGGTGTTCGGCCTGACCTTCGGCTCGGCCGTGCAGACCGGCTACGAGAAGGTCTGGGACCTGCCGACCGCGCGCTGGCACACCATGTGGCTGCACGTCGTCTGGCTCGCCCTGCTGGTCTGCTACCTCGCCCTGCTCGTGGGGATCCCCTCTCCGTCGAACAACGCCATGGGCACGGTCCTCGGCGCTCTGGGGGACCTCGTCGGCACCTGTCTGTTCTTCATCGTCTCGCAGCGCCTGCTGCTCGGCGGCCGGGTCCGCTGGCGCGCGCTGGTGCCGGGAGCGGTCGCGACCAGCCTCGGGCTGCTGGGGCTGCGGATCTTCTCGCAGCTGGTGTTCTCCCCGCTCATCGCCTCGAACGCGGTGATCTACGGCCCCTTCGGCACCCTGCTCGTCGTCCAGTCCTGGCTGGTCGGCGTCGGCTTCGTGGTCTATGGCGGCGCGCTCGTCGGCCGGCTCGTGCACGAGCACCTCACCCTGCGGCGGCTGCGGCGCGACGGGGTCTTCCCTCCCGAGGACCCCGCCGCACCCCCGCCATACCCCGGCTGA
- a CDS encoding fatty acyl-CoA synthetase has product MTADRAVRAVRAVRAVRAVRDDTVDGLVHGSARRVPDRPAVRYGERSWTYAELDAAVTTGAAVLRERYGLAAGDRVATFAHNCDAYLIAFLACARAGLTHVPVNQNLTGEDLAYILDDSASALVLADPDLAGRIPDGYRVRALRDAPDSFLAELAEPLPFEDDRDPDTLAQLLYTSGTTALPKGAMMTHRALAHEYESAIEALDLAEDDRPVHSLPLYHSAQMHVFLLPYLAVGARNTIVDAPVAERIFDLVEAGEADSLFAPPTVWIGLANHPEFAVRELGALRKAYYGASIMPVPVLERLRERLPGLGFYNCFGQSEIGPLATVLGPLEHEGRMDSCGRPVRHVEAKVVDEDGKDVPDGTAGEVVYRSPQLCLGYWNDPVATEKAFRGGWFRSGDLAVRDAQGYFTVVDRVKDVINSGGVLVASRQVEDVLYTHPGVAEAAVVGLPDERWIEAVTAVVVPRGEAGEVTEAELMAYAREKLAHFKAPKRVLFVDALPRNASGKILKRELRDRFAEPGH; this is encoded by the coding sequence ATGACGGCAGACCGGGCAGTGCGGGCAGTGCGGGCAGTGCGGGCAGTGCGAGCGGTGCGGGACGACACGGTCGACGGGCTGGTGCACGGCAGTGCGCGGCGGGTCCCCGACCGCCCGGCCGTGCGCTACGGCGAGCGGAGCTGGACGTACGCGGAACTCGACGCGGCCGTCACCACCGGCGCCGCCGTGCTGCGGGAGCGGTACGGGCTGGCCGCCGGGGACCGGGTCGCCACCTTCGCCCACAACTGCGACGCCTACCTCATCGCCTTCCTGGCCTGCGCCCGGGCCGGGCTCACCCACGTCCCGGTCAACCAGAACCTCACCGGCGAGGACCTCGCGTACATCCTGGACGACTCCGCGAGCGCCCTGGTCCTCGCCGATCCCGACCTGGCCGGGCGGATCCCCGACGGGTACCGGGTACGGGCGCTGCGCGACGCCCCCGACTCCTTCCTGGCGGAGCTGGCCGAGCCGCTGCCCTTTGAGGACGACCGGGACCCGGACACGCTGGCGCAGCTCCTCTACACCTCGGGGACCACCGCCCTGCCCAAGGGCGCGATGATGACCCACCGGGCCCTCGCCCACGAGTACGAGAGCGCGATCGAGGCACTGGACCTGGCCGAGGACGACCGGCCCGTGCACTCACTGCCGCTCTACCACTCGGCGCAGATGCACGTCTTCCTGCTGCCGTACCTGGCGGTGGGGGCACGGAACACCATCGTGGACGCGCCCGTCGCGGAGCGGATCTTCGACCTGGTCGAGGCCGGTGAGGCGGACAGCCTCTTCGCACCGCCGACGGTGTGGATCGGCCTCGCCAACCACCCGGAGTTCGCGGTGCGTGAGCTGGGCGCGCTGCGGAAGGCCTACTACGGGGCCTCGATCATGCCGGTTCCGGTCCTGGAGCGCCTGCGCGAGCGGCTGCCGGGGCTCGGCTTCTACAACTGCTTCGGCCAGAGCGAGATCGGCCCGCTGGCCACGGTACTCGGACCGCTGGAGCACGAGGGGCGGATGGACTCCTGCGGGCGGCCGGTGCGCCACGTGGAGGCGAAGGTCGTCGACGAGGACGGCAAGGACGTGCCGGACGGAACGGCGGGCGAGGTGGTGTACCGCTCGCCACAGCTCTGCCTGGGGTACTGGAACGACCCGGTGGCCACGGAGAAGGCCTTCCGGGGCGGCTGGTTCCGTTCGGGCGACCTCGCGGTGCGTGACGCGCAGGGGTACTTCACGGTCGTGGACCGGGTGAAGGACGTCATCAACTCGGGCGGGGTGCTGGTCGCCTCGCGGCAGGTGGAGGACGTGCTCTACACCCATCCGGGCGTGGCCGAGGCGGCGGTGGTGGGACTGCCCGACGAACGCTGGATCGAGGCGGTCACCGCGGTGGTGGTACCGCGCGGGGAGGCGGGGGAGGTGACGGAGGCGGAGCTGATGGCCTACGCGAGGGAGAAGCTCGCCCACTTCAAGGCCCCGAAGCGGGTGCTCTTCGTGGACGCCCTCCCGCGCAACGCCAGCGGCAAGATCCTCAAGAGGGAACTGCGCGACCGCTTCGCGGAACCCGGCCACTGA